One Kitasatospora sp. NBC_01287 DNA window includes the following coding sequences:
- a CDS encoding FAD-binding oxidoreductase yields the protein MDPALSLQDVKPTPFWLDDAARPEARSALVGDVRCDLLVVGGGYSGLWTALIAKERDPSLDVVLVEGHEVGWAASGRNGGFCAASLTHGLGNGQQRWPGELARLEELGARNLQAIEDSVKRYSIDCDWERTGEIDLATEPYQLDDLAELADLARQFGGELTVLDTEAVRAEVNSPTYLGGVWDRDGVGMVNPAKLAWGLKQACLDLGVRVFEHTPATEIAESGAGMAVRTAYGRVFARRVALGTNVFPSLVRRTRAYTVPVYDYALMTEPLSPEQLASIGWQNRQGLGDSANQFHYYRLSADNRILWGGYDAIYHFGGRVRSEHDQRPRTYQTLATHFFQTFPQLEGLRFTHAWGGAIDTCTRFSAFFDTAYHGKVALAAGYTGLGVGATRFGAEVMLDLLAGERTERTALEMVRRKPLPFPPEPVRWAGIELTKWSLDRADRNAGRRNLWLRTMDRLGLGFDS from the coding sequence ATGGATCCCGCTCTCTCCCTGCAGGACGTCAAGCCCACGCCGTTCTGGCTGGACGACGCGGCCCGGCCCGAGGCCAGGTCCGCCCTGGTCGGCGACGTCCGCTGCGACCTGCTGGTGGTCGGCGGCGGCTACAGCGGCCTCTGGACGGCCCTGATCGCCAAGGAGCGCGACCCCTCGCTGGACGTCGTTCTGGTCGAGGGGCACGAGGTCGGCTGGGCGGCCTCCGGACGCAACGGCGGCTTCTGCGCGGCCAGCCTCACCCACGGCCTGGGCAACGGCCAGCAGCGCTGGCCCGGTGAGCTGGCCCGGCTGGAGGAGCTGGGCGCGCGGAACCTGCAGGCCATCGAGGACAGCGTCAAGCGGTACTCGATCGACTGCGACTGGGAGCGCACCGGTGAGATCGACCTGGCCACCGAGCCCTACCAGCTCGACGACCTGGCCGAACTCGCCGACCTGGCGAGGCAGTTCGGTGGCGAGCTGACCGTCCTGGACACCGAGGCGGTGCGCGCCGAGGTCAACTCCCCGACCTACCTGGGCGGGGTCTGGGACCGCGACGGCGTCGGCATGGTCAACCCGGCCAAGCTCGCCTGGGGCCTGAAGCAGGCCTGCCTCGACCTCGGCGTGCGCGTCTTCGAGCACACCCCCGCGACCGAGATCGCCGAGTCGGGCGCCGGGATGGCGGTGCGCACCGCCTACGGACGGGTCTTCGCCCGCCGGGTCGCGCTGGGCACCAACGTCTTCCCCTCGCTGGTGCGCCGGACCCGCGCCTACACCGTGCCGGTCTACGACTACGCCCTGATGACCGAGCCGCTGAGCCCCGAGCAGCTCGCCTCGATCGGCTGGCAGAACCGCCAGGGCCTGGGTGACAGCGCCAACCAGTTCCACTACTACCGGCTCTCGGCCGACAACCGGATCCTCTGGGGCGGCTACGACGCGATCTACCACTTCGGCGGCCGGGTCCGCTCCGAGCACGACCAGCGCCCGCGGACCTACCAGACGCTGGCCACCCACTTCTTCCAGACCTTCCCCCAGCTGGAGGGCCTGCGCTTCACCCACGCCTGGGGCGGCGCGATCGACACCTGCACCCGGTTCTCCGCCTTCTTCGACACCGCCTACCACGGCAAGGTCGCCCTCGCCGCCGGCTACACCGGCCTGGGCGTGGGCGCCACCCGCTTCGGCGCCGAGGTGATGCTCGACCTGCTGGCCGGCGAGCGGACCGAGCGCACCGCCCTGGAGATGGTCCGCCGCAAGCCGCTGCCCTTCCCGCCCGAGCCGGTCCGCTGGGCCGGCATCGAGCTGACCAAGTGGTCCCTGGACCGCGCCGACCGCAACGCGGGGCGCCGCAACCTCTGGCTGCGGACCATGGACCGGCTCGGCCTCGGCTTCGACTCCTGA
- a CDS encoding cupin domain-containing protein — MTNSFVIHLPDTGLALDPEPLDPAQIVSGAPEVTGQVLWESADGRQLRGIWQITPGVVTDTEADELFVVISGRATIEIAGGPVLEVGPGDAAVLREGDRTTWTVHETLRKAYALTLPAGD, encoded by the coding sequence ATGACCAACAGCTTCGTGATCCACCTCCCCGACACCGGGCTCGCCCTCGACCCCGAGCCGCTGGACCCGGCGCAGATCGTCTCCGGCGCTCCGGAGGTCACCGGGCAGGTGCTCTGGGAGTCCGCGGATGGGCGGCAGCTGCGCGGGATCTGGCAGATCACCCCGGGCGTGGTGACCGACACCGAGGCCGACGAGTTGTTCGTGGTGATCAGCGGCCGAGCCACCATCGAGATCGCCGGCGGGCCGGTGCTGGAGGTCGGTCCGGGCGACGCCGCCGTGCTGCGGGAGGGCGACCGGACCACCTGGACCGTCCACGAGACGCTGCGCAAGGCCTACGCCCTCACACTGCCCGCCGGGGACTGA
- a CDS encoding APC family permease, giving the protein MTMHQPPSRLLTPKRVRLMPLVALIFFSVSGGAYGIEGLFSTSGPGMAIVLIVVTPLIYSIPHALVCAELGTAIPEEGGYYHWVKRGLGRFWGFQQGLLSWVCSFVDMALYPVLFTSYLQNLVGAVAPGQHVLFHIGGLRFDLNWFICVAVIVVFTLLNLLGAGWVGESSVAFALICLLPMVILTVVGVAHLVQHGTNPVGTLTATSGQSTWNAFGAGLFIVMWNYSGWDSVTTVAGEMENPRKHLPKALAMAVVLIMVGYLLPSIASLATGADGKAGWQNWDTGSFSDVAKQLAGPWLQVTVTVGGMFAAVAMFSALLAANSRLPLVLAQDGYFPAWVAKESRRYRVPIVSIIGSSVIYALFCLSSFTNLVIFDVFLTNLGILLEVAALIALRIKEPELERPYRIPGGWFTVAGITVSLLGICGWAAWEQYQESGVQAVTYAAVVVGGSLLLYPLLSRRRAARAARGAVHPLPASPVAADLVG; this is encoded by the coding sequence ATGACCATGCACCAGCCGCCCAGTCGCCTGCTGACTCCCAAACGCGTGCGCCTGATGCCGCTGGTCGCGCTGATCTTCTTCAGCGTCTCCGGCGGCGCGTACGGCATCGAAGGACTGTTCTCGACATCGGGACCCGGCATGGCGATCGTGCTGATCGTCGTCACGCCGCTGATCTACAGCATTCCGCACGCCCTGGTCTGCGCGGAGCTGGGCACCGCGATACCGGAGGAGGGCGGCTACTACCACTGGGTCAAGCGCGGGCTCGGCCGGTTCTGGGGCTTCCAGCAGGGGCTGCTGAGCTGGGTGTGCAGCTTTGTCGACATGGCGCTCTACCCGGTGCTGTTCACCAGCTACCTGCAGAACCTGGTCGGCGCGGTGGCGCCGGGGCAGCACGTGCTGTTCCACATCGGGGGGCTGCGGTTCGACCTCAACTGGTTCATCTGCGTCGCGGTGATCGTGGTGTTCACCCTGCTCAACCTGCTGGGCGCGGGCTGGGTCGGCGAGTCCTCCGTCGCCTTCGCGCTGATCTGCCTGCTGCCGATGGTCATCCTGACCGTGGTCGGGGTCGCGCACCTGGTGCAGCACGGCACGAACCCGGTCGGGACGCTGACCGCCACCTCCGGGCAGTCGACCTGGAACGCCTTCGGCGCCGGGCTCTTCATCGTGATGTGGAACTACTCCGGCTGGGACAGCGTGACCACCGTCGCCGGCGAGATGGAGAACCCGCGCAAGCACCTGCCGAAGGCGCTGGCGATGGCGGTGGTGCTGATCATGGTGGGCTACCTGCTGCCGTCCATCGCCTCGCTGGCCACCGGCGCCGACGGCAAGGCGGGCTGGCAGAACTGGGACACCGGTTCGTTCTCCGACGTCGCCAAGCAGCTGGCCGGGCCCTGGCTCCAGGTGACGGTCACCGTCGGCGGGATGTTCGCGGCGGTCGCGATGTTCTCGGCCCTGCTGGCCGCCAACTCGCGACTGCCGCTGGTGCTGGCGCAGGACGGCTACTTCCCGGCCTGGGTCGCCAAGGAGAGCCGGCGCTACCGGGTGCCGATCGTCTCGATCATCGGGTCGTCGGTGATCTACGCGCTGTTCTGCCTGAGCAGCTTCACCAACCTGGTGATCTTCGACGTCTTCCTCACCAACCTCGGCATCCTGCTGGAGGTCGCCGCGCTGATCGCCCTGCGGATCAAGGAGCCCGAGCTGGAGCGGCCCTACCGGATCCCCGGCGGCTGGTTCACGGTGGCGGGCATCACGGTCTCGCTGCTCGGCATCTGCGGCTGGGCCGCCTGGGAGCAGTACCAGGAGAGCGGCGTGCAGGCCGTCACCTACGCCGCCGTGGTGGTGGGCGGCTCGCTGCTGCTCTACCCGCTGCTGTCGCGCCGGCGGGCCGCACGGGCCGCACGGGGCGCGGTCCACCCGCTGCCGGCCTCGCCGGTGGCCGCCGACCTGGTCGGCTGA
- a CDS encoding BBE domain-containing protein, which translates to MATRRYKEKAGYLRRSLTDAQLAAVYRNLTNDTGCPSGGMLLVGYGGQVGTVPSDATAVAQRDAVMKAVFHVFWADESEDADRLAWIRAFYRDVYADTGGVPVPGEVSDGSYINYPDRDLADPAWNTSGVPWHTLYYKDNYPRLQRAKARWDPRGVFRHALAVEPAERP; encoded by the coding sequence GTGGCCACCCGCCGCTACAAGGAGAAGGCCGGCTACCTGCGCCGCTCCCTCACCGACGCCCAACTCGCCGCCGTGTACCGGAACCTGACGAACGACACCGGCTGCCCGAGCGGCGGCATGCTGCTGGTCGGCTACGGCGGCCAGGTCGGCACGGTGCCCTCGGACGCCACCGCCGTCGCCCAGCGCGACGCGGTGATGAAGGCCGTGTTCCACGTCTTCTGGGCCGACGAGTCCGAGGACGCGGACCGGCTCGCCTGGATCCGCGCGTTCTACCGCGACGTGTACGCGGACACCGGCGGCGTGCCGGTGCCCGGCGAGGTCAGCGACGGCTCCTACATCAACTACCCGGACCGCGACCTGGCCGACCCGGCCTGGAACACCTCGGGCGTGCCCTGGCACACCCTCTACTACAAGGACAACTACCCGCGCCTGCAGCGGGCGAAGGCCCGCTGGGACCCGCGCGGCGTCTTCCGCCACGCGCTCGCGGTGGAGCCCGCCGAGCGGCCTTGA
- a CDS encoding SpoIIE family protein phosphatase, producing the protein MADLPPSSPPDRTAAGASPAASPATPAEARPTAANDRLVLNGMGSFDWDLDTGTYHLDEVGLRVFDLRADEFDGLATSLTSRVPPEESAQLDETVTRALDGGELTFAAYFRLHCRDGTPRWAHTQGRVLRDAHGHPYRIVGIVRNAEEELAHAAGMRTLAADRRRQTDSVRITTDALARALTVRDVTAVLTDDEGLRRFGADGLALGLTDGGMLRLVAVTTQPSPALKALDDLSLTSLDDQLPLAEAVLSRRPRFIGSEEELIARYPRLLPYAEQMGIRAAAFLPLAAQARAIGALGLYYRDRRQFSTEDRNICIALASAVAQSLQRAMLFDQEREFATTLQTTMLPRRLPEISGGSVAVRYRAGRSGREVGGDWYDVVALPRRRVALIVGDVEGHDSHAAAVMGQLRIALRAYSAEGHIPSTVMARASRFLADLDTDRSATCVYAEADLETGTLRLVRAGHLEPLVRHGRHRVSGPSVRGGLPLGVATVFGQDEYPETRLDLNPGDTLLLCTDGLVEHRGQDISEGLDALARALGSGPVDPEELADHLSARLLGKTGADDDMAFLLLRRAAVPGESASRRMVQHIHQADPEGLVETRTMLRQALAAWGAVALSGDIELVTDELLTNALVHTDGGAILTVELLPAPALRIHLDVQDRSSAWPRRREPGETATSGRGLLLVDALATNWGVEPRGTGKSVWCEFPLPGSDGG; encoded by the coding sequence ATGGCGGACCTCCCCCCGTCGTCCCCGCCCGACCGCACCGCCGCGGGCGCCTCCCCGGCCGCCTCCCCGGCCACCCCCGCCGAGGCGCGGCCGACCGCCGCCAACGACCGGCTCGTGCTCAACGGCATGGGCAGCTTCGACTGGGACCTCGACACCGGCACCTACCACCTCGACGAGGTGGGCCTGCGGGTCTTCGACCTGCGGGCGGACGAGTTCGACGGGCTGGCCACCTCGCTCACCAGCCGGGTCCCGCCGGAGGAGAGCGCGCAGCTGGACGAGACCGTGACCCGGGCGCTGGACGGCGGGGAGCTGACCTTCGCGGCCTACTTCCGCCTCCACTGCCGGGACGGCACCCCGCGCTGGGCGCACACCCAGGGGAGGGTCCTGCGCGACGCCCACGGGCACCCGTACCGCATCGTCGGGATCGTCCGCAACGCCGAGGAGGAACTCGCCCACGCGGCCGGGATGCGCACCCTGGCCGCCGACCGCCGGCGGCAGACCGACTCGGTGCGGATCACCACCGACGCCCTGGCCCGCGCCCTCACCGTCCGCGACGTGACCGCCGTGCTCACCGACGACGAGGGCCTGCGGCGCTTCGGCGCGGACGGGCTGGCGCTCGGCCTCACCGACGGTGGCATGCTGCGACTGGTCGCCGTGACCACCCAGCCCTCACCGGCCCTCAAGGCCCTGGACGACCTGTCGCTGACCAGCCTGGACGACCAGCTGCCGCTGGCCGAGGCGGTGCTGAGCCGGCGCCCGCGCTTCATCGGCAGCGAGGAGGAGCTCATCGCGCGCTACCCCCGGCTGCTGCCCTACGCCGAGCAGATGGGGATCAGGGCCGCCGCCTTCCTGCCGCTGGCCGCGCAGGCCCGCGCGATCGGCGCCCTCGGCCTGTACTACCGGGACCGGCGGCAGTTCAGCACCGAGGACCGGAACATCTGCATCGCCCTGGCCAGCGCCGTCGCCCAGTCGCTGCAGCGCGCGATGCTCTTCGACCAGGAGCGCGAGTTCGCCACCACCCTGCAGACCACCATGCTCCCCCGCCGGCTCCCGGAGATCAGCGGGGGCTCGGTCGCCGTCCGGTACCGCGCGGGGCGCAGCGGGCGCGAGGTCGGCGGGGACTGGTACGACGTGGTCGCGCTGCCCCGGCGCCGGGTCGCGCTGATCGTCGGCGATGTCGAGGGGCACGACAGCCACGCCGCCGCCGTCATGGGCCAGCTGCGCATCGCGCTGCGCGCGTACTCCGCCGAGGGGCACATCCCCTCCACCGTGATGGCCCGCGCCTCCCGGTTCCTCGCCGACCTCGACACCGACCGGTCGGCGACCTGCGTCTACGCGGAAGCGGACCTGGAGACCGGCACGCTGCGCCTGGTGCGGGCCGGGCACCTCGAACCGCTCGTCCGGCACGGCCGCCACCGGGTCAGCGGGCCCTCGGTGCGCGGCGGCCTGCCGCTCGGGGTCGCCACCGTCTTCGGCCAGGACGAGTACCCGGAGACCCGGCTCGACCTGAACCCGGGCGACACCCTGCTGCTCTGCACCGACGGGCTGGTCGAGCACCGCGGCCAGGACATCTCCGAGGGCCTGGACGCCCTCGCCCGCGCGCTGGGCTCGGGCCCCGTGGACCCCGAGGAGCTGGCCGACCACCTGAGCGCCCGGCTGCTCGGCAAGACGGGTGCCGACGACGACATGGCCTTCCTGCTGCTGCGGCGAGCGGCCGTGCCCGGCGAGAGCGCCTCGCGGCGGATGGTGCAGCACATCCACCAGGCCGACCCGGAGGGCCTGGTGGAGACCCGCACGATGCTCCGCCAGGCGCTGGCCGCCTGGGGCGCGGTGGCGCTGAGCGGTGACATCGAGCTGGTGACCGACGAACTGCTCACCAACGCCCTGGTGCACACCGACGGCGGCGCGATCCTCACCGTCGAGCTGCTCCCCGCGCCGGCGCTCCGGATCCACCTGGACGTCCAGGACCGCTCCAGCGCGTGGCCGCGCCGCCGCGAGCCCGGCGAGACCGCCACCTCGGGGCGGGGCCTGCTGCTGGTGGACGCGCTGGCGACGAACTGGGGCGTGGAGCCGCGGGGCACCGGCAAGAGCGTCTGGTGCGAGTTCCCGCTGCCCGGGAGCGACGGGGGCTGA
- a CDS encoding SURF1 family protein has translation MLRILMTRRWVILTLVFFAIIPAMILLGQWQYHRYEQTNRQNGTTAAAMAAQPVAMDAVSRPGGTVPTSETYRTVTATGHYDPAHEFVVRQRTDASGDAIGYYVVTPLVTASGEVVLVNRGWVASGSDASTYPTVPPAPTGQLTATGRLRPDETAKSTGIRERGGLPDRQFMLINSGEQTTRLSQPVVAGYLELTATTPATPAADQAELVPSPSVTNTGDDAVVGKGVHLPYAIQWWLFAALIPAGWVVLLRRDLRDARAEQAAAAASGAGPEPDPDVEDAAAAPVGGPQHPAAR, from the coding sequence GTGCTCCGTATCCTCATGACCCGACGCTGGGTGATCCTGACCCTCGTCTTCTTCGCGATCATCCCCGCCATGATCCTGCTCGGGCAGTGGCAGTACCACCGCTATGAGCAGACCAACCGGCAGAACGGCACCACCGCTGCCGCCATGGCCGCGCAGCCGGTCGCGATGGATGCCGTCTCCCGGCCGGGCGGCACCGTGCCGACCTCGGAGACGTACCGCACCGTGACCGCCACCGGTCACTACGACCCGGCCCACGAGTTCGTGGTCCGCCAGCGCACCGACGCCTCCGGCGACGCCATCGGGTACTACGTGGTCACCCCGCTGGTCACCGCCTCGGGTGAGGTGGTGCTGGTCAACCGCGGCTGGGTCGCCTCGGGCTCGGACGCCAGCACCTACCCGACCGTGCCGCCGGCCCCCACCGGTCAGCTGACGGCCACCGGTCGGCTGCGGCCGGACGAGACGGCCAAGAGCACCGGCATCCGTGAGCGCGGCGGACTGCCGGACCGGCAGTTCATGCTGATCAACAGCGGTGAGCAGACCACCCGGCTGTCGCAGCCGGTGGTGGCGGGCTACCTGGAGCTCACCGCCACCACCCCCGCGACGCCGGCCGCCGACCAGGCCGAACTGGTGCCCAGCCCCAGTGTCACCAACACCGGCGACGACGCGGTCGTCGGCAAGGGCGTCCACCTGCCCTACGCGATCCAGTGGTGGCTCTTCGCCGCCCTGATCCCGGCCGGCTGGGTGGTCCTGCTGCGCCGCGACCTCCGTGACGCCCGCGCGGAGCAGGCAGCGGCGGCAGCGTCCGGCGCGGGGCCCGAGCCCGACCCGGACGTCGAGGATGCGGCAGCCGCCCCGGTCGGCGGCCCGCAGCACCCCGCCGCCCGCTGA
- a CDS encoding chitinase, whose protein sequence is MRHPPRLALTLVPLALSTGLLLGTPSPAQATALPGPGFPARYTAPYLETWRAGSSLTAARRATGLQYFTLAFVISDGTCNGAFDGTVPVTDQEWQTALSQLRTSGGDAIASFGGGAGTELALTCESVGALKAAYRRVIDALDLTVIDFDIEGTGLGETAAIDRRNQALAELCREYAAGGRTLSVHYTLPANPDGLSAESLRLLRNARERGLDVSLVNIMTMDYGPDLNMGRIATTAAEGLHDQMARIWPEKSAAELWAMQGNTPMIGVNDATNEVFSVEDARTLAKFADEKGIQLLSFWSVGRDQSCLTEGVLAGTCSGTAQQPGQFSQLLDRPHPRRPHPAPDWRPPRCLDPLSSLLGDACAGGRTEAVASRGGTGRSGVGLGGAGLAGGGVGGANGGGAGLGGGGGGAGGRPGVLGALGVLGTRGAPGSASGRYSRVGWGGRCGSGRPQPAPWCGAPVGQAAPPRPSGAAAALGPVRAVAPTGALGPVGPVGPGR, encoded by the coding sequence ATGCGCCACCCTCCCCGCCTGGCCCTGACCCTGGTCCCACTCGCCCTGAGCACAGGGCTCCTGCTGGGCACCCCCTCCCCCGCACAGGCCACCGCGTTACCAGGGCCGGGGTTCCCGGCCCGCTACACCGCCCCGTACCTGGAAACCTGGCGAGCGGGCTCCTCACTGACCGCGGCCCGGCGGGCCACCGGGCTGCAGTACTTCACGCTCGCCTTCGTGATCAGCGACGGCACCTGCAACGGCGCCTTCGACGGCACCGTGCCGGTCACCGACCAGGAGTGGCAGACCGCGCTGAGCCAGCTGCGGACCAGCGGCGGGGACGCCATCGCCTCCTTCGGTGGCGGCGCCGGCACCGAGCTCGCCCTGACCTGCGAGTCGGTCGGCGCCCTGAAGGCCGCCTACCGGCGGGTGATCGACGCGCTCGACCTGACCGTGATCGACTTCGACATCGAGGGCACCGGACTCGGCGAGACCGCGGCGATCGACCGCCGCAACCAGGCCCTGGCCGAGCTCTGCCGGGAGTACGCCGCCGGCGGCCGCACCCTCTCCGTGCACTACACGCTCCCCGCCAACCCGGACGGGCTCTCGGCCGAGTCCCTGCGGCTGCTGCGGAACGCCAGGGAGCGGGGCCTGGACGTCTCGCTGGTCAACATCATGACGATGGACTACGGGCCCGACCTGAACATGGGCAGGATCGCCACCACGGCCGCCGAGGGCCTGCACGACCAGATGGCCCGGATCTGGCCGGAGAAGAGCGCCGCCGAGCTCTGGGCGATGCAGGGGAACACCCCGATGATCGGTGTCAACGACGCCACCAACGAGGTCTTCTCCGTCGAGGACGCCCGCACCTTGGCGAAGTTCGCCGACGAGAAGGGCATCCAGTTGCTCTCCTTCTGGTCGGTGGGCCGCGACCAGTCCTGCCTGACCGAAGGCGTGCTGGCCGGCACCTGCAGCGGCACGGCGCAGCAGCCGGGCCAGTTCTCCCAGCTGCTGGACCGGCCGCACCCGCGCCGACCGCACCCCGCGCCGGACTGGCGGCCGCCGCGCTGCCTGGATCCGCTCAGCAGCCTGCTCGGCGACGCCTGCGCGGGCGGCCGGACCGAGGCCGTCGCGAGCCGCGGCGGGACGGGCCGCAGCGGGGTGGGGCTCGGCGGGGCGGGGCTCGCCGGCGGCGGAGTCGGCGGCGCGAACGGCGGCGGTGCCGGTCTCGGGGGAGGCGGCGGCGGTGCCGGCGGGCGGCCCGGGGTGCTCGGCGCGCTGGGGGTGCTGGGGACGCGGGGAGCACCGGGGAGCGCGTCCGGCCGGTACAGCCGCGTCGGCTGGGGCGGCCGCTGCGGAAGCGGCCGGCCGCAGCCGGCGCCCTGGTGCGGCGCTCCGGTGGGGCAAGCGGCGCCACCGCGGCCGAGCGGGGCGGCGGCCGCGCTCGGCCCCGTGCGGGCGGTGGCCCCGACGGGGGCGCTCGGCCCGGTAGGTCCGGTAGGTCCAGGTCGCTGA
- a CDS encoding polysaccharide deacetylase family protein, whose product MHGGPKVVALTFDDGPSPIDTPHVLDILREHGVTATFFMIGMNVKRYPDTVRQVVEAGHQVGNHTWSHPDLGTLSRAGVRREIERTSDIIATTCGERPALFRAPGGHFTRNSYAVCADLGLRSICWNVDPEDWSNPGAAAITSRVLSTTRTSSIVLNHDGCLTDTLITAPGGPGDRSQTVDALRVYLPKLLAAGYRFTVPDRS is encoded by the coding sequence GTGCACGGCGGCCCCAAGGTGGTGGCGCTGACCTTCGACGACGGCCCCAGCCCGATCGACACCCCGCACGTCCTGGACATCCTGCGCGAGCACGGCGTCACGGCGACGTTCTTCATGATCGGCATGAACGTCAAGCGCTACCCGGACACCGTGCGGCAGGTCGTGGAGGCCGGCCACCAGGTCGGCAACCACACCTGGTCGCACCCGGACCTCGGTACCCTCTCCCGCGCCGGGGTCCGCCGGGAGATCGAGCGCACCAGCGACATCATCGCCACCACCTGCGGGGAGCGCCCCGCCCTGTTCCGCGCCCCGGGCGGCCACTTCACCCGCAACTCCTACGCGGTCTGCGCCGACCTCGGCCTGCGCTCGATCTGCTGGAACGTGGACCCGGAGGACTGGTCGAACCCCGGCGCCGCCGCCATCACCAGCCGGGTGCTGAGCACCACGCGGACCAGCTCGATCGTGCTCAACCACGACGGCTGCCTGACCGACACGCTGATCACCGCGCCCGGCGGCCCTGGTGACCGCTCGCAGACCGTGGACGCGCTGCGCGTCTACCTGCCGAAGCTCCTGGCCGCGGGCTACCGGTTCACCGTCCCGGACAGGTCGTAG
- a CDS encoding MerR family transcriptional regulator yields MDVTTLYSIGELSRRTGLSVRTIRFYSDSGVVAPTTRSPAGYRLYDLDALLRLELLRTLRELGMDLATIQGVLDREFSVAEVAAAQADALDVQIRVLQLRRSVLRVVAGRRSSPEETKLMHRLTQLTGEERRRLIDDFLDGTFGTVDADAAAVAMVRAAAPDLPGDPSSEQVAAWVELTELVGDEDFRARMRRTATRQAAGHTLDIEREAGEELTEFTRQKVVEAMESGIDPLNDRAVPVIDDLVHRFAEVFARTPDAEFRDWMAQQFEEAHDPRVDRYWRLVWIINGWQVLPNLLPVHPWLIQALRNGLGPATAVET; encoded by the coding sequence ATGGACGTTACGACCCTCTACTCGATCGGGGAGCTTTCCCGGCGGACCGGCTTGTCCGTGAGGACCATCCGGTTCTACTCCGATTCGGGGGTGGTAGCGCCGACCACCCGAAGTCCCGCCGGTTATCGGCTCTACGACCTCGACGCACTGCTCCGTTTGGAACTCCTGCGCACACTGCGCGAACTGGGCATGGACCTGGCCACGATCCAAGGGGTACTGGACCGCGAGTTCTCGGTGGCGGAAGTCGCCGCGGCGCAGGCCGACGCCCTGGACGTCCAGATCCGGGTGCTGCAACTGCGCCGGAGCGTTCTGCGAGTCGTGGCCGGCCGCCGGTCCAGCCCCGAGGAGACCAAACTCATGCACAGGCTCACGCAGTTGACCGGCGAGGAACGCCGACGTCTGATCGACGATTTCCTGGACGGCACCTTCGGCACAGTGGATGCCGATGCGGCCGCGGTGGCCATGGTTCGCGCTGCCGCTCCCGACCTCCCCGGTGATCCGTCCAGCGAGCAGGTCGCCGCGTGGGTGGAACTCACCGAGCTGGTCGGCGACGAGGACTTCCGGGCCCGGATGCGCCGAACAGCCACGCGCCAGGCCGCTGGGCACACGCTCGACATCGAGCGCGAGGCCGGCGAGGAACTGACGGAATTCACCCGTCAGAAGGTCGTCGAGGCCATGGAGTCGGGCATCGACCCGCTCAACGACAGGGCCGTGCCCGTCATCGACGACCTCGTGCACCGCTTCGCCGAGGTATTCGCGCGCACCCCGGACGCGGAATTCCGGGACTGGATGGCCCAGCAGTTCGAAGAGGCGCACGATCCCCGGGTCGACCGGTACTGGCGGTTGGTGTGGATCATCAACGGCTGGCAGGTCCTACCGAACCTGCTCCCGGTGCACCCCTGGCTCATCCAGGCCCTGCGAAACGGCCTGGGCCCCGCCACCGCCGTGGAGACCTGA
- a CDS encoding GNAT family N-acetyltransferase — MGDPTEGDLVTARLVLHPMSVGEAERVVAGRPSGDAHWAAEYPTEGDVFAARRFLGTCADTGDPQPFGNYEIRRREDGHAIGGLGFHGPADANGSVTIGYGLIPSVRGQGYAAEALRELLLFARARGVTRVKGDADHDNAASHHVMTAAGMLPAGQDERVRYFEIAWTDTTANSDGDADPDHARSSWMNESKGSWSQATSER; from the coding sequence ATGGGCGATCCTACTGAGGGCGATCTTGTGACGGCGCGGCTCGTGCTCCACCCGATGAGTGTCGGCGAGGCCGAGCGAGTGGTGGCGGGGAGGCCGAGCGGCGATGCCCACTGGGCGGCCGAATACCCCACCGAAGGCGACGTGTTCGCCGCCAGGCGCTTCCTGGGCACCTGTGCGGACACCGGTGATCCCCAGCCGTTCGGCAACTACGAGATCCGTCGCCGCGAGGACGGACACGCGATCGGCGGTCTGGGCTTCCACGGGCCCGCGGACGCGAACGGCAGCGTCACGATCGGCTACGGCCTCATCCCGTCGGTGCGCGGCCAGGGATACGCCGCCGAAGCCCTCCGCGAACTGCTGCTGTTCGCACGGGCGCGCGGCGTCACCCGCGTGAAGGGCGACGCCGACCACGACAACGCCGCGTCCCACCACGTCATGACGGCGGCCGGCATGCTGCCGGCCGGACAGGACGAACGCGTCAGGTACTTCGAGATCGCCTGGACCGACACGACGGCGAACAGCGACGGTGACGCTGATCCCGACCATGCCCGCAGCTCCTGGATGAATGAGTCCAAGGGCTCGTGGTCACAGGCCACCAGCGAGCGGTGA
- a CDS encoding urease subunit gamma translates to MNLAPREIDKLFVYVVADLARRRRDRGVKLNYSEAVALISEAILEAARDGRTVAECMELGKKIVAADDVMPGVREMLPLLQIEAAFVDGTKLVSCHDPVGA, encoded by the coding sequence ATGAACCTCGCTCCGCGCGAGATCGACAAGCTCTTCGTCTACGTGGTGGCCGACCTCGCGCGCCGCCGCCGTGATCGCGGGGTCAAGCTGAACTACAGCGAGGCCGTCGCCCTGATCAGCGAGGCGATCCTGGAGGCGGCCCGGGACGGCAGGACGGTCGCCGAGTGCATGGAGCTCGGCAAGAAGATCGTCGCCGCCGACGACGTCATGCCCGGTGTGCGGGAGATGCTGCCGCTGCTGCAGATCGAGGCCGCCTTCGTGGACGGCACCAAGCTGGTCTCCTGCCACGACCCGGTCGGGGCCTGA